A section of the Devosia rhizoryzae genome encodes:
- a CDS encoding 4-(cytidine 5'-diphospho)-2-C-methyl-D-erythritol kinase, with translation MPASVLESAPAKVNLALHVTRRREDGYHDLESLIVFANLGDELSAEEAETDSLTISGPFGRALGTGPNNLVLRATAAFRERWPDLAPGGLRMHLTKNLPVAAGIGGGSADAAAALRTMASLSAEPVPVQDLSDLAAKLGADVPACLLSRPLVARGVGEILSPLPEFPTLYITLINPMIAVSTPDVFRRLRAHDNYPLPALPSPMTRPAQLGLWLGETRNDLQPPAVKLVPEIGVLIEELSETSGCMLARMSGSGATVFGLFGAEGPAHEAANEIRKLHPDYWVAAAPLLGARA, from the coding sequence ATGCCCGCTTCTGTTCTGGAGTCGGCACCGGCCAAGGTGAACCTGGCGCTGCATGTAACGCGGCGGCGGGAGGACGGCTATCACGACCTCGAGAGCCTGATCGTCTTTGCCAATCTTGGGGATGAGCTGAGCGCGGAAGAGGCGGAGACCGACAGCCTCACGATCTCCGGGCCGTTCGGGCGGGCGCTGGGCACGGGACCGAACAATCTGGTGTTGCGCGCGACAGCGGCGTTCCGCGAGCGCTGGCCCGACCTGGCGCCGGGTGGCTTGCGCATGCACCTGACCAAGAACCTGCCGGTTGCGGCCGGGATTGGTGGCGGTTCGGCGGACGCTGCTGCGGCGCTCCGCACCATGGCTAGTCTTTCCGCGGAGCCGGTGCCTGTTCAAGACCTATCAGACCTGGCTGCAAAGCTGGGGGCCGACGTGCCCGCTTGCCTCCTGTCCCGGCCGCTTGTTGCGCGCGGGGTGGGCGAGATCTTGTCGCCTTTGCCGGAATTTCCCACTCTCTACATCACGCTGATCAATCCGATGATCGCGGTTTCGACGCCCGATGTGTTTCGTCGCCTCAGGGCACACGACAACTATCCGCTGCCGGCACTGCCATCGCCCATGACGCGGCCAGCGCAGCTGGGTCTGTGGCTCGGGGAAACCCGCAATGATCTGCAGCCGCCAGCGGTCAAGCTCGTACCGGAAATTGGCGTTTTGATCGAGGAACTGTCGGAGACCTCTGGCTGCATGCTGGCGCGCATGTCGGGATCGGGGGCCACGGTCTTCGGGCTTTTCGGCGCCGAGGGCCCGGCGCATGAGGCGGCGAACGAAATCCGCAAGCTTCATCCTGACTATTGGGTCGCCGCCGCGCCGCTCCTTGGCGCTAGGGCTTAG
- a CDS encoding tetratricopeptide repeat protein, whose protein sequence is MNLNFSRRALRVAAAGFLALMVSPVAAQTSIFDINTAAQDLLRMFRPSVSGGFLAGQQAMKDLRTDEAARTFNAAAQADWDNPILLDRAFVALAADGRVAEAANTAKHLIELQPVSELAQLVVATEALKQRRYGAVERQLADVGQDSFAGITAGILRGWALVGDGRGEEADALIAKLGAEGLEDFLVFHRALMAQVSGDTKGALRYAERAFEAEPYVPRIVEAYAKMLAADGQQDAALNVIDEFEAQGIKHPTTTALRETLEAGKRPEAFAASVQVGAAEMFHGVGIALSRDGSADLALVFLRLAMYLDPQADVIPMSVGELLDLAGQHESANALYDAIPATSPMKPTAVIRIAQNLDAGDNREEGIRRLRNIVALNPDDLQAVSSLGDMLSANENWLEAAEAYSDALRISGGEAASDWGLHYVRGIAYERGGQWEKAEADFKKALELNPDQPAVLNYLGYSWIDQDMHLDQALGMIEKAVEAQPEDAYIIDSLGWAFYKLDRIDEAVETLERAVSILPNDPEINDHLGDAYWKAGRKREARFQWNIATSVDKEGKVAARAAPKLADGLTPQTETE, encoded by the coding sequence GTGAATCTCAACTTTTCCCGTCGTGCCCTGCGCGTCGCAGCGGCCGGTTTCCTGGCGCTGATGGTCTCGCCTGTTGCGGCCCAGACCAGCATTTTCGACATCAATACTGCGGCGCAGGACCTCTTGCGCATGTTCCGTCCCAGCGTGTCCGGCGGCTTTTTGGCCGGGCAGCAGGCCATGAAGGATCTGCGCACCGATGAAGCGGCGCGCACTTTCAATGCAGCAGCACAGGCCGATTGGGACAATCCGATCTTGCTGGACCGCGCCTTCGTGGCACTCGCAGCTGACGGGCGCGTTGCCGAAGCGGCCAACACGGCCAAGCATCTGATCGAGTTGCAGCCAGTGTCCGAACTGGCGCAATTGGTGGTCGCCACCGAAGCGCTCAAGCAGCGCCGCTATGGTGCCGTCGAACGGCAACTCGCCGATGTGGGCCAGGACAGCTTTGCCGGCATCACGGCGGGCATTCTGCGCGGCTGGGCACTCGTGGGTGACGGGCGCGGCGAAGAAGCCGATGCGCTGATCGCCAAGCTGGGCGCCGAAGGCCTTGAAGATTTTCTGGTCTTCCACCGTGCCCTGATGGCGCAGGTTTCAGGCGATACCAAAGGGGCGCTTCGCTATGCCGAACGTGCCTTTGAAGCCGAGCCCTATGTGCCCCGCATCGTCGAAGCCTATGCCAAGATGCTGGCCGCAGATGGTCAGCAGGATGCGGCGCTCAACGTCATCGACGAATTCGAAGCGCAGGGCATCAAGCACCCGACTACGACGGCACTGCGTGAGACGCTCGAAGCGGGCAAGCGGCCGGAAGCGTTTGCTGCCAGTGTTCAGGTCGGTGCAGCCGAAATGTTCCATGGGGTTGGCATTGCCCTCTCCCGCGACGGCAGTGCCGACCTGGCGCTGGTCTTCCTTCGCCTTGCCATGTATCTCGACCCGCAAGCCGACGTGATCCCGATGTCGGTGGGCGAATTGCTGGACCTTGCCGGTCAGCATGAAAGCGCTAATGCGCTTTACGATGCGATCCCCGCGACCTCTCCGATGAAGCCGACAGCGGTCATTCGCATCGCGCAAAACCTCGACGCCGGCGACAATCGCGAAGAAGGCATTCGGCGTCTGCGCAATATCGTGGCCCTTAACCCCGACGACCTGCAGGCGGTGTCTTCGCTGGGCGATATGCTTTCGGCCAATGAGAACTGGCTTGAAGCAGCCGAGGCCTATAGCGACGCTCTCCGAATTTCGGGCGGCGAAGCCGCCTCCGATTGGGGGCTTCACTATGTTCGGGGCATCGCCTACGAGCGGGGTGGCCAGTGGGAGAAGGCCGAGGCGGATTTCAAGAAAGCGCTGGAGCTGAACCCGGATCAACCTGCGGTGCTGAACTATCTGGGCTATAGCTGGATCGACCAGGACATGCATCTGGACCAGGCCCTGGGCATGATCGAGAAGGCCGTCGAAGCACAGCCGGAAGACGCCTACATCATCGATTCGCTGGGCTGGGCCTTTTATAAGCTCGACCGGATCGATGAAGCGGTCGAGACGCTCGAGCGCGCGGTATCGATCCTGCCCAACGATCCCGAGATCAACGATCATCTGGGCGACGCTTACTGGAAGGCCGGCCGCAAGCGCGAGGCTCGCTTCCAGTGGAACATTGCCACCTCCGTGGACAAGGAAGGCAAGGTCGCGGCTCGTGCGGCACCAAAGCTGGCCGATGGTCTGACGCCGCAGACTGAAACCGAATAG
- a CDS encoding electron transfer flavoprotein-ubiquinone oxidoreductase: MAEAGTRETLNTDVLIVGAGPSGLAAAIRLKQRHPELAVTVVEKSAEIGGHILSGAVMDPVGLDALIPDWRLKGAPVGPDVTKDTYHFLTATGDFALPHALVPPQMKTPNGVIVSLGRLVQWLGEQAMELGIDVFPMTAAVDVLRTGDGPVRGIITGDLGRDHDGNPKSSFAEGIALEAKYTLIAEGARGSLAKRIKSDFSLDREPQKYGLGIKEIWEVPADRHHPGQVDHYLGFPLGNDTAGGGFVYHAEERKLYVGLVTYLDYRDPTLSPFDEFQRFKTHPSVAKLLEGGTCISYGARALTAGGWQSVPTLAFPGGGLIGCAAGFMNAPRLKAIHNAILSGIGAADAVGDALAEGRQHDLIADFGPSIMRTGIAQELREVANAKPLWSRLGTMAGSLAIGAELWWRAIFNFSPLNLRSHGGEDYAKLKPIADVTPRNYAKPDGKLTFNRGASVYLANLAHDEDQPVHLKLADPAIPIRENLPRYGEPAPLYCPAGVYEVAEEGGAPVFRIHAANCVHCKTCDIKDPAQNITWVPPEGGSGPNYIGM, translated from the coding sequence ATGGCAGAAGCCGGCACTCGCGAAACGCTGAATACGGATGTCCTGATCGTCGGCGCCGGCCCATCGGGCCTGGCTGCGGCAATTCGGCTGAAACAGCGCCATCCCGAACTTGCGGTGACGGTGGTGGAAAAGTCGGCCGAGATTGGCGGGCATATTTTGAGCGGCGCCGTCATGGACCCCGTGGGGCTCGATGCGCTGATCCCGGACTGGCGGCTGAAGGGCGCGCCGGTGGGGCCGGATGTCACCAAGGACACGTATCATTTCCTAACGGCCACGGGCGACTTCGCGCTGCCTCACGCCCTGGTGCCGCCGCAGATGAAAACGCCCAATGGCGTTATCGTCAGCCTTGGCCGGCTGGTGCAGTGGCTGGGCGAACAGGCGATGGAGCTGGGCATCGACGTCTTCCCGATGACGGCAGCGGTGGATGTGCTCAGGACCGGCGACGGACCGGTGCGCGGCATTATCACCGGCGACCTCGGTCGCGACCATGATGGCAATCCCAAGTCGAGCTTTGCCGAGGGGATTGCGCTCGAGGCCAAGTATACGCTGATCGCCGAGGGCGCGCGGGGATCGTTGGCAAAGCGTATCAAGAGCGACTTCAGCCTTGATCGCGAACCGCAAAAATATGGGCTCGGCATCAAGGAAATCTGGGAAGTGCCGGCAGATCGGCACCATCCGGGCCAAGTCGACCACTATCTTGGGTTTCCGCTGGGCAACGACACGGCGGGCGGCGGCTTCGTTTATCATGCCGAGGAGCGCAAGCTCTATGTCGGGCTCGTCACCTATCTCGATTACCGCGATCCGACGCTTTCGCCCTTCGACGAATTCCAGCGCTTCAAGACGCATCCGTCGGTGGCCAAGCTGCTGGAGGGTGGCACCTGCATCAGCTATGGCGCACGGGCGCTGACCGCCGGTGGCTGGCAGTCGGTGCCGACGCTGGCCTTTCCGGGCGGTGGGCTGATCGGTTGCGCCGCAGGCTTCATGAATGCGCCGCGGCTTAAGGCCATTCACAACGCGATCCTCTCCGGCATCGGCGCTGCCGATGCAGTGGGTGATGCGCTGGCCGAGGGCCGTCAGCACGACCTCATTGCCGATTTCGGGCCGTCGATCATGCGCACCGGCATTGCCCAGGAGCTGCGGGAGGTGGCCAATGCCAAGCCGCTTTGGTCCCGGCTGGGCACGATGGCGGGGTCGCTGGCCATCGGCGCCGAGCTCTGGTGGCGGGCAATCTTCAACTTCTCGCCGCTTAATCTGCGATCGCATGGCGGCGAAGACTATGCCAAGCTCAAGCCGATCGCGGATGTCACGCCGCGCAACTATGCCAAGCCGGATGGCAAGCTGACCTTTAACCGCGGGGCTTCGGTCTATCTCGCCAATCTGGCGCATGACGAAGACCAGCCGGTGCATCTCAAGCTTGCCGATCCGGCCATCCCCATCCGCGAGAACCTGCCGCGCTATGGCGAGCCGGCGCCGCTTTACTGCCCTGCGGGGGTCTATGAGGTAGCGGAAGAGGGTGGAGCGCCCGTGTTCCGCATCCATGCCGCCAACTGCGTTCATTGCAAGACTTGCGACATCAAGGATCCGGCCCAGAACATCACCTGGGTGCCACCCGAAGGCGGCAGCGGACCCAACTACATCGGAATGTGA
- a CDS encoding uracil-DNA glycosylase — MSQDRPPLNNAELLSVLDWYRAAGVDMAVGEDPVDRFAQRAPAATPQAKAVPAAAAPQPAGPVGGDPTQARQLAASAQSLDQLRTILDAYDGCGLKFRATQLVFADGNPDAEIMLIGEAPGAEEDLQGKPFVGRAGQLLDRMLGAIGLNRTKVFIVNTVPWRPPGNRAPTPEEIELCLPFLQRQVELVAPKLVLTLGGPAMQTVFKSKNGIIKMRGKWEMLSIGSHKVDTLPTLHPAYLLRNPPAKQQAWRDLLALKTKMVELGLA; from the coding sequence ATGTCTCAAGATCGACCGCCGCTCAACAACGCCGAATTGCTTTCGGTGCTCGATTGGTATCGGGCCGCCGGGGTCGACATGGCCGTGGGCGAGGACCCGGTCGACCGCTTCGCCCAACGCGCCCCCGCCGCAACGCCGCAGGCAAAAGCTGTGCCCGCTGCTGCCGCGCCGCAACCCGCCGGCCCCGTCGGGGGCGACCCGACCCAAGCGCGACAGCTCGCCGCTTCGGCGCAATCGCTCGATCAGTTGCGCACCATCCTCGACGCCTATGACGGCTGCGGCCTCAAATTCCGCGCCACCCAGCTGGTCTTCGCCGACGGCAATCCGGACGCCGAGATCATGCTGATTGGCGAAGCGCCGGGCGCCGAAGAAGACCTCCAGGGCAAGCCCTTTGTCGGCCGCGCCGGCCAACTGCTCGATCGCATGCTTGGCGCCATTGGCCTCAACCGCACCAAGGTCTTTATCGTCAACACCGTCCCCTGGCGCCCCCCCGGCAATCGCGCCCCGACGCCTGAAGAAATCGAACTCTGCCTGCCCTTCCTCCAGCGTCAGGTTGAACTGGTCGCGCCCAAGCTTGTGCTGACGCTTGGCGGTCCGGCCATGCAGACCGTGTTCAAGAGCAAGAACGGTATCATCAAGATGCGCGGCAAGTGGGAAATGCTCTCCATTGGGAGCCATAAGGTCGACACTTTGCCGACACTCCACCCCGCCTATCTGCTCCGCAACCCACCCGCCAAGCAGCAAGCCTGGCGCGATCTTCTGGCGCTTAAGACAAAAATGGTGGAGCTAGGGCTGGCTTGA
- a CDS encoding antitoxin MazE family protein has product MSQVAKRYTKAEEAAMRAAGLRPVTIWVPDVTRPGFAEESARQSRLAAEADRQDPTIDSFLEAAWREMDEEISRSET; this is encoded by the coding sequence ATGTCCCAAGTCGCCAAGCGCTACACCAAGGCCGAAGAGGCCGCTATGAGAGCCGCAGGCCTGCGTCCGGTTACCATCTGGGTGCCTGATGTCACCCGCCCCGGCTTTGCGGAAGAATCCGCGCGACAGTCCCGCTTAGCTGCCGAGGCTGACCGGCAAGATCCCACAATAGACAGCTTCCTTGAGGCTGCATGGCGCGAAATGGATGAGGAAATCAGCAGGTCTGAGACTTGA